Proteins from one Embleya scabrispora genomic window:
- a CDS encoding adenylate kinase → MRIVLVGPPGAGKGTQAQYIAANLSIPAVSTGDIFRANVSQGTPLGREAKTYMDAGNLVPDEVTIGMVRERLAQPDVAGGFLLDGFPRNTAQAKVLDEILAENDTELDVVLELKVDDSEIIQRISGRRQCRANGHVCHILTDAPKVAGICDECGSELYQRDDDREETVRHRLDVYKEQTEPLVGYYSERNLLLPIQATGPVKEVTERAMTALREFGA, encoded by the coding sequence ATGCGTATCGTTCTCGTGGGGCCTCCCGGCGCGGGTAAGGGAACCCAGGCCCAGTACATCGCCGCCAACCTGTCGATTCCCGCAGTCTCGACAGGTGACATCTTCCGCGCCAACGTGAGCCAGGGCACTCCGCTCGGCCGCGAGGCGAAGACCTACATGGACGCGGGCAACCTCGTACCCGACGAAGTGACCATAGGCATGGTCCGGGAGCGCCTGGCGCAGCCGGACGTGGCCGGAGGTTTCCTCCTCGACGGGTTCCCGCGCAACACGGCGCAGGCCAAGGTGCTCGACGAGATCCTGGCCGAGAACGACACCGAGTTGGACGTGGTGCTCGAACTCAAGGTCGACGACTCGGAGATCATCCAGCGCATCTCGGGCCGTCGGCAGTGCCGGGCCAACGGGCACGTCTGCCACATCCTGACCGACGCGCCGAAGGTGGCCGGGATCTGCGACGAGTGCGGCAGCGAGCTGTACCAGCGCGACGACGACCGGGAGGAGACCGTCCGGCACCGTCTGGACGTCTACAAGGAGCAGACCGAACCCCTGGTCGGCTACTACTCGGAGCGCAACCTCCTGCTGCCGATCCAGGCCACGGGTCCGGTCAAGGAGGTCACCGAGCGCGCGATGACCGCACTTCGGGAGTTCGGCGCCTGA
- the secY gene encoding preprotein translocase subunit SecY has protein sequence MLTAFARAFRTPDLRKKLLFTLAIIVLFRIGSHIPVPGVSFEMVRSCVEDSNKNSLFGLVNMFSGGALLQLTIFALGIMPYITASIILQLLTVVIPRLEALKKEGQAGTAKITQYTRYLTIALSVLQATALIATARSGALFSSARSATCDPQGIVPDDSLFRVIVMVVVMTAGTSTIMWLGELITDRGIGNGMSILMFVSVAAGFPAALWTIKEQGTIGDGWIPFFTVIAIGLVMVGLVVFVEQAQRRIPVQYAKRMIGRRAYGGTSTYIPLKVNQAGIIPVIFASSLLYIPALIAQFSGGKSDWAVWIERHFVKGDHPLYMITYFLLIVFFAFFYVAITFNPEEVADNMKKYGGFIPGIRAGRPTAEYLNYILTRITWPGSLYLGMIALVPSIALVLFNANQNFPFGGTSILIIVGVGLETVKQIESQLQQRNYEGFLR, from the coding sequence GTGCTCACCGCGTTCGCCAGGGCGTTCCGCACGCCCGACCTGCGCAAGAAGCTGCTGTTCACGTTGGCGATCATCGTCCTCTTCCGGATCGGGTCGCACATCCCGGTACCCGGCGTCTCGTTCGAGATGGTGCGCTCTTGCGTAGAGGACTCCAACAAGAACAGCCTGTTCGGGCTCGTGAATATGTTCAGCGGTGGCGCGCTGCTGCAACTCACGATCTTCGCGCTGGGGATCATGCCGTACATCACGGCGAGCATCATCCTCCAGCTGCTCACCGTCGTGATCCCGCGGCTGGAGGCCCTCAAGAAGGAGGGCCAGGCCGGCACGGCGAAGATCACGCAGTACACCCGCTACCTCACCATCGCGCTGTCCGTGCTCCAGGCGACCGCGCTGATCGCCACCGCCCGCAGCGGCGCGCTGTTCTCCAGCGCCCGCAGCGCCACCTGCGATCCGCAGGGCATCGTTCCGGACGACTCGCTCTTCCGGGTGATCGTGATGGTCGTCGTGATGACGGCCGGCACCTCGACGATCATGTGGCTCGGTGAGCTGATCACCGACCGCGGCATCGGCAACGGCATGTCGATCCTGATGTTCGTCTCGGTCGCCGCCGGCTTCCCGGCCGCGCTGTGGACGATCAAGGAGCAGGGCACCATCGGCGACGGTTGGATCCCGTTCTTCACCGTCATCGCCATCGGCCTCGTGATGGTCGGCCTGGTGGTCTTCGTGGAACAGGCGCAGCGCCGGATCCCGGTGCAGTACGCCAAGCGCATGATCGGGCGTCGCGCCTACGGCGGGACCTCGACCTACATCCCGCTCAAGGTGAACCAGGCGGGCATCATCCCCGTCATCTTCGCCTCGTCGCTGCTCTACATTCCGGCTCTGATCGCGCAGTTCAGCGGTGGCAAGTCGGACTGGGCGGTGTGGATCGAACGACACTTCGTCAAGGGCGACCACCCGCTGTACATGATCACGTACTTCCTGCTGATCGTCTTCTTCGCGTTCTTCTACGTGGCCATCACGTTCAACCCCGAAGAAGTAGCCGACAACATGAAGAAGTATGGTGGCTTCATTCCGGGGATCCGCGCCGGCAGACCGACCGCGGAATACCTGAACTACATCCTCACCAGGATCACGTGGCCCGGATCGTTGTACCTGGGCATGATCGCGCTGGTACCCAGCATCGCGCTCGTGCTCTTCAACGCCAACCAGAACTTCCCGTTCGGCGGCACGAGCATCCTGATCATCGTGGGAGTGGGTCTGGAAACCGTGAAGCAGATCGAGAGTCAGCTCCAGCAGCGCAACTACGAAGGCTTCCTCCGCTAA
- the rplO gene encoding 50S ribosomal protein L15, translated as MGADNPLKVHHLRPAPGAKTAKTRVGRGEGSKGKTAGRGTKGTKARYQVPARFEGGQMPLHMRLPKLKGFKNPFRVEFQVVNLDKIESLYPNGGEVTVEGLIEKGAVRKNLPVKVLGTGEISVAVQVKAHAFSGSAKTKIAAAGGSADELSV; from the coding sequence ATGGGTGCTGACAACCCGCTGAAGGTGCACCACCTGCGGCCCGCCCCGGGCGCCAAGACCGCCAAGACCCGCGTGGGTCGTGGTGAGGGCTCCAAGGGCAAGACCGCCGGTCGTGGTACCAAGGGCACCAAGGCTCGTTACCAGGTGCCGGCCCGCTTCGAGGGTGGGCAGATGCCGCTGCACATGCGGCTGCCCAAGCTCAAGGGCTTCAAGAACCCGTTCCGGGTCGAGTTCCAGGTCGTGAACCTGGACAAGATCGAGTCCCTGTACCCCAACGGTGGCGAGGTCACCGTCGAGGGTCTGATCGAGAAGGGCGCGGTTCGCAAGAACCTGCCCGTCAAGGTCCTGGGCACCGGCGAGATCTCGGTGGCCGTCCAGGTGAAGGCCCACGCCTTCTCCGGCTCCGCCAAGACCAAGATCGCCGCCGCGGGCGGTTCGGCCGACGAACTGTCGGTCTGA
- the rpmD gene encoding 50S ribosomal protein L30 has translation MARLKVTQTRSKIGGRQNQRDTLRSLGLKRVHDVVVKEDRPEIRGMIATVSHLVTVEEVD, from the coding sequence ATGGCACGTCTCAAGGTCACGCAGACCCGATCCAAGATCGGTGGCAGGCAGAACCAGCGGGACACTCTCCGTTCGCTCGGTCTCAAGCGCGTCCACGACGTGGTCGTCAAGGAGGACCGCCCGGAGATCCGCGGCATGATCGCGACGGTGTCGCACCTCGTCACCGTCGAGGAGGTCGACTGA
- the rpsE gene encoding 30S ribosomal protein S5, with protein MAGPQRRGGGAGGGERRDRRDRRDGGAAAEKTAYVERVVAINRVAKVVKGGRRFSFTALVVVGDGDGTVGVGYGKAKEVPAAIAKGVEEAKKHFFKVPRIQGTIPHPIQGEKAAGVVLLKPASPGTGVIAGGPVRAVLECAGIHDVLSKSLGSSNPINIVHATVAALQGLVRPEEIAARRGLPLEDVAPAALLRARAGVGA; from the coding sequence ATGGCTGGACCCCAGCGCCGCGGTGGCGGCGCCGGCGGCGGCGAGCGGCGGGACCGGCGGGATCGACGTGATGGTGGCGCAGCCGCCGAGAAGACCGCTTACGTCGAGCGCGTCGTCGCGATCAATCGCGTCGCCAAGGTCGTGAAGGGTGGACGTCGCTTCAGCTTCACCGCGCTGGTCGTGGTGGGCGATGGCGACGGCACCGTAGGTGTCGGTTACGGCAAGGCCAAGGAGGTGCCGGCCGCGATCGCCAAGGGTGTTGAAGAGGCCAAGAAGCACTTCTTCAAGGTCCCCCGTATCCAGGGCACCATTCCGCACCCGATCCAGGGTGAGAAGGCTGCCGGCGTCGTGCTCCTGAAGCCGGCCTCGCCGGGTACCGGTGTCATCGCCGGTGGCCCCGTGCGCGCCGTGCTCGAGTGCGCCGGCATCCACGACGTGCTGAGCAAGTCGCTCGGTTCGTCGAACCCGATCAACATCGTGCACGCGACCGTCGCGGCGCTCCAGGGGCTCGTTCGCCCCGAGGAGATCGCGGCTCGTCGTGGCCTGCCCCTGGAGGACGTGGCCCCGGCCGCGCTCCTGCGGGCCCGCGCGGGGGTTGGTGCGTAA
- the rplR gene encoding 50S ribosomal protein L18, translated as MAVGVKTGKGVAKKSVARKRRHIRVRKKVSGTPLRPRLVVSRSTRHMVAQVIDDIAGHTLASASTMDPSIRGAEGDKTAQARKVGELVAERAKAAGVEAVVFDRGGNRYHGRIAALADAARGNGLTF; from the coding sequence ATGGCTGTCGGCGTGAAGACCGGCAAGGGCGTTGCGAAGAAGTCTGTCGCACGCAAGCGCCGGCACATCCGGGTGCGGAAGAAGGTTTCCGGCACCCCGCTGCGGCCCCGTCTCGTCGTGAGCCGCTCCACCCGTCACATGGTGGCGCAGGTTATCGACGACATCGCCGGCCACACTCTCGCTTCGGCGTCCACGATGGACCCGTCCATCCGCGGTGCCGAGGGTGACAAGACCGCCCAGGCTCGCAAGGTCGGCGAATTGGTCGCCGAGCGCGCGAAGGCCGCGGGTGTCGAGGCCGTCGTGTTCGACCGCGGTGGCAACAGGTACCACGGTCGCATCGCCGCTCTCGCGGATGCCGCACGCGGAAACGGGCTCACCTTCTGA
- the rplF gene encoding 50S ribosomal protein L6 — protein MSRIGRLPIPVPTGVDVTINGREVVVKGPKGSLSHTIAAPIEIAKSDDGTLAVTRPDDERRSKALHGLSRTLVANMITGVTQGYIKKLEISGVGYRVQQKGSSLEFALGFSHPVVVEAPEGITFAVEAPTRFSVEGIDKQKVGEIAANIRKLRKPDPYKAKGVKYAGEVIRRKVGKAGK, from the coding sequence ATGTCGCGCATCGGACGTCTCCCCATCCCGGTTCCCACCGGTGTGGACGTCACCATCAATGGCCGCGAGGTCGTCGTGAAGGGCCCCAAGGGTTCCCTGTCGCACACCATCGCCGCCCCGATCGAGATCGCCAAGTCGGACGACGGCACCCTCGCGGTGACCCGTCCCGACGACGAGCGCCGCTCGAAGGCCCTGCACGGGCTGTCCCGGACGCTGGTGGCGAACATGATCACTGGTGTGACCCAGGGATACATCAAGAAGCTCGAGATCAGCGGTGTCGGCTACCGTGTCCAGCAGAAGGGCTCCTCGCTGGAGTTCGCGCTCGGATTCAGCCACCCCGTGGTCGTCGAGGCCCCGGAAGGCATCACCTTCGCGGTCGAGGCCCCCACCCGTTTTTCGGTCGAGGGCATCGACAAGCAGAAGGTCGGTGAAATCGCCGCGAACATCCGCAAGCTGCGGAAGCCCGACCCGTACAAGGCCAAGGGCGTCAAGTACGCGGGCGAGGTCATCCGCCGCAAGGTCGGAAAGGCTGGTAAGTAG
- the rpsH gene encoding 30S ribosomal protein S8 has protein sequence MTMTDPIADMLTRLRNANSAYHDDVVMPFSKIKSHIAEILQQEGYIQGWRVEDAEVGKKLTVVLKYGPNRERSIAGVRRVSKPGLRVYAKSTNLPKVLGGLGVAIISTSTGLLTDKQAAKKGVGGEVLAFVW, from the coding sequence ATGACCATGACCGACCCCATCGCAGACATGCTGACCCGTCTGCGGAACGCCAACTCGGCATACCACGACGATGTCGTGATGCCGTTCAGCAAGATCAAGTCGCACATCGCGGAGATCCTCCAGCAGGAGGGTTACATCCAGGGCTGGCGCGTCGAGGACGCGGAGGTGGGCAAGAAGCTCACCGTCGTCCTCAAGTACGGCCCGAACCGCGAGCGCTCGATCGCCGGCGTCCGCCGCGTGTCGAAGCCCGGTCTGCGGGTGTACGCAAAGTCCACGAACCTGCCGAAGGTACTCGGTGGCCTCGGCGTCGCGATCATCTCGACGTCGACCGGTCTCCTCACCGACAAGCAGGCGGCCAAGAAGGGCGTGGGCGGGGAAGTCCTCGCCTTCGTCTGGTAA
- a CDS encoding type Z 30S ribosomal protein S14 produces MAKKALIAKAARKPKFEVRGYTRCQRCGRPHSVYRKFGLCRVCLRTMAHAGELPGVTKSSW; encoded by the coding sequence GTGGCGAAGAAGGCCCTGATCGCAAAGGCCGCCCGCAAGCCGAAGTTCGAGGTTCGCGGCTACACGCGCTGCCAGCGCTGTGGCCGTCCTCACTCGGTGTACCGCAAGTTCGGTCTGTGCCGTGTGTGCCTGCGCACCATGGCGCACGCCGGCGAGCTGCCGGGCGTCACCAAGAGCAGCTGGTAG
- the rplE gene encoding 50S ribosomal protein L5, protein MTVTTEARELPRLKQRYREEILGKLREEFSFENIMQVPGVTKIVVNMGVGDAARDSKLIDGAIKDLMAITGQKPQVTKARKSIAQFKLREGQPIGAHVTLRGDRMWEFLDRLLSIALPRIRDFRGLSPKQFDGRGNYTFGLTEQSMFHEIDQDKIDRVRGMDITVVTTAKNDDEGRALLRLLGFPFKEA, encoded by the coding sequence ATGACGGTCACCACCGAGGCGCGTGAACTGCCGCGTCTGAAGCAGCGTTACCGCGAGGAGATCCTGGGCAAGCTGCGTGAGGAGTTCTCGTTCGAGAACATCATGCAGGTTCCCGGCGTCACCAAGATCGTGGTCAACATGGGTGTGGGCGACGCCGCCCGCGACTCCAAGCTGATCGACGGCGCGATCAAGGACCTGATGGCCATCACCGGCCAGAAGCCCCAGGTCACCAAGGCCCGCAAGTCCATCGCGCAGTTCAAGCTGCGCGAGGGTCAGCCGATCGGCGCGCACGTTACACTGCGCGGCGACCGCATGTGGGAGTTCCTGGACCGTCTGCTGTCGATCGCCCTGCCGCGTATCCGTGACTTCCGCGGGCTTTCGCCCAAGCAGTTCGACGGCCGCGGCAACTACACCTTCGGTCTCACGGAGCAGTCGATGTTCCACGAGATCGACCAGGACAAGATCGACCGCGTTCGTGGCATGGACATCACTGTGGTGACCACCGCCAAGAACGACGACGAGGGCCGCGCTCTGCTGCGTCTCCTCGGCTTCCCGTTCAAGGAAGCGTGA
- the rplX gene encoding 50S ribosomal protein L24: MKIKKGDLVQVITGKDKGKQGKVIAAYPTQERVLVEGVNRIKKHTKVGQSAKGAKTGGIITQEASVHISNVMLVVEKDGKKVPTRTGFRFDDEGNKIRYAKRTGEDI; encoded by the coding sequence ATGAAGATCAAGAAGGGTGACCTGGTACAGGTCATCACCGGCAAGGACAAGGGCAAGCAGGGCAAGGTCATCGCGGCCTACCCGACCCAGGAGCGCGTCCTGGTCGAGGGTGTCAACCGGATCAAGAAGCACACCAAGGTGGGTCAGTCCGCCAAGGGTGCCAAGACCGGCGGCATCATCACCCAGGAAGCGTCCGTCCACATCAGCAACGTGATGCTGGTCGTGGAGAAGGACGGTAAGAAGGTCCCGACCCGGACCGGCTTCCGGTTCGACGACGAGGGCAACAAGATCCGGTACGCCAAGCGGACCGGTGAGGACATCTGA
- the rplN gene encoding 50S ribosomal protein L14 has product MIQQESRLRVADNTGAKEILCIRVLGGSGRRYAGIGDVIVATVKDAIPGGNVKKGDVIKAVVVRTVKERRRVDGSYIRFDENAAVVLKNDGEPRGTRIFGPVGRELREKKFMKIISLAPEVL; this is encoded by the coding sequence GTGATCCAGCAGGAGTCGCGACTGCGAGTCGCCGACAACACGGGTGCGAAGGAGATTCTCTGCATCCGTGTGCTCGGTGGCTCCGGCCGGCGCTACGCGGGCATCGGGGACGTCATCGTTGCCACCGTCAAGGACGCGATCCCCGGTGGCAACGTGAAGAAGGGCGACGTCATCAAGGCGGTCGTCGTGCGGACGGTCAAGGAGCGCCGGCGTGTCGACGGCTCCTACATCCGCTTCGACGAGAACGCCGCCGTCGTCCTGAAGAACGATGGCGAACCCCGTGGCACCCGTATTTTCGGCCCGGTCGGCCGTGAGCTTCGCGAGAAGAAGTTCATGAAGATCATCTCGCTCGCGCCGGAGGTGCTCTAA
- the rpsQ gene encoding 30S ribosomal protein S17: MSEKTEMTEAARGFRKTREGLVVSDKMDKTVVVAVEDRVKHPMYGKVIRRTNKLKAHDEQNACGVGDRVVLMETRPLSASKRWRIVEILEKAK; the protein is encoded by the coding sequence GTGAGCGAGAAGACTGAGATGACTGAAGCAGCCCGGGGATTCCGCAAGACCCGTGAGGGCCTCGTCGTCAGCGACAAGATGGACAAGACCGTCGTCGTCGCCGTCGAGGACCGCGTGAAGCACCCGATGTACGGCAAGGTCATCCGCCGCACGAACAAGCTGAAGGCTCACGACGAGCAGAACGCCTGTGGCGTCGGTGACCGTGTCGTCCTCATGGAGACTCGGCCGCTGTCCGCCAGCAAGCGCTGGCGCATCGTCGAGATCCTCGAAAAGGCCAAGTAG
- the rpmC gene encoding 50S ribosomal protein L29: MAAVTKASELRELGDEEIVAKLREAKEELFNLRFQAATGQLENHGRLKAVRKDIARIYTLMRERELGIDVQETGGAA; encoded by the coding sequence ATGGCGGCCGTTACCAAGGCGTCCGAGCTCCGCGAACTCGGTGACGAGGAGATCGTCGCCAAGCTCCGCGAAGCCAAGGAGGAGCTGTTCAACCTCCGTTTCCAGGCGGCGACCGGGCAGCTCGAAAACCACGGGCGGCTCAAGGCTGTCCGTAAGGACATCGCCCGGATCTACACGCTGATGCGCGAGCGCGAGCTGGGCATCGACGTGCAGGAGACCGGAGGCGCGGCGTGA
- the rplP gene encoding 50S ribosomal protein L16, with translation MLIPRRVKHRKQHHPKRGGRAKGGTELAFGEYGIQALGQAYVTNRQIESARIAITRHIRRGGKVWINIYPDRPLTKKPAETRMGSGKGSPEWWVANVKPGRVMFELSYPNEKVAREALTRAVHKLPMKCRIVRREAGEA, from the coding sequence ATGCTGATCCCCCGCAGGGTCAAGCACCGCAAGCAGCACCACCCCAAGCGTGGTGGCCGCGCCAAGGGCGGTACGGAACTGGCGTTCGGCGAGTACGGCATCCAGGCCCTCGGCCAGGCGTACGTCACCAACCGTCAGATCGAGTCCGCTCGTATCGCCATCACCCGGCACATCCGCCGTGGTGGCAAGGTGTGGATCAACATCTACCCCGACCGTCCGCTGACCAAGAAGCCTGCCGAGACCCGCATGGGTTCCGGTAAGGGCTCGCCCGAGTGGTGGGTCGCGAACGTCAAGCCCGGTCGGGTGATGTTCGAACTGTCGTACCCGAACGAGAAGGTGGCTCGTGAGGCGCTCACCCGCGCCGTGCACAAGCTGCCGATGAAGTGCCGGATCGTCCGGCGCGAGGCTGGTGAGGCGTGA
- the rpsC gene encoding 30S ribosomal protein S3, with protein MGQKVNPHGFRLGITTDFKSRWYADKLYKDYVGEDVKIRQMMTKGMERAGISKVEIERTRERVRVDIHTARPGIVIGRRGAEADRIRGELEKLTGKQVQLNILEVKNPEVDAQLVAQGVAEQLSSRVSFRRAMRKAMQSSMKAGAKGIKIQCGGRLGGAEMSRSEFYREGRVPLHTLRANVDYGFFEARTTFGRIGVKVWIYKGDVKNIAEVRAENAAARASNRPARGGAPERPRRGEGGGGGRGGERGGRGGRGGRPQQNDAQATGSSDTGSAPAAEAVNSAPESGSEA; from the coding sequence GTGGGCCAGAAGGTTAACCCGCACGGGTTCCGTCTCGGCATCACCACGGACTTCAAGTCCCGGTGGTACGCCGACAAGCTGTACAAGGACTACGTCGGCGAGGACGTCAAGATTCGTCAGATGATGACGAAGGGCATGGAGCGCGCCGGGATCTCGAAGGTCGAGATCGAGCGCACCCGTGAGCGCGTCCGCGTCGACATCCACACCGCCCGGCCGGGCATCGTCATCGGCCGTCGTGGTGCGGAGGCCGACCGCATCCGCGGTGAGCTGGAGAAGCTCACCGGCAAGCAGGTCCAGCTGAACATCCTCGAGGTCAAGAACCCCGAGGTGGACGCCCAGCTGGTCGCGCAGGGTGTGGCCGAGCAGCTTTCGAGCCGCGTGTCCTTCCGCCGCGCGATGCGCAAGGCGATGCAGAGCTCCATGAAGGCCGGGGCCAAGGGCATCAAGATCCAGTGCGGTGGTCGTCTGGGTGGGGCCGAGATGTCCCGTTCGGAGTTCTACCGCGAGGGTCGGGTGCCGCTGCACACGCTGCGCGCCAACGTCGACTACGGCTTCTTCGAGGCCCGTACGACGTTCGGTCGCATCGGTGTGAAGGTGTGGATCTACAAGGGCGACGTGAAGAACATCGCCGAGGTCCGTGCCGAGAACGCCGCGGCGCGTGCCAGCAACCGTCCCGCCCGTGGTGGCGCTCCCGAGCGTCCCCGCCGCGGCGAGGGTGGCGGCGGCGGTCGTGGTGGCGAGCGCGGTGGCCGTGGTGGCCGCGGCGGACGTCCGCAGCAGAACGACGCGCAGGCCACCGGTTCCTCGGACACCGGTTCCGCGCCGGCGGCCGAGGCTGTGAACTCGGCGCCCGAATCCGGATCGGAGGCCTGA
- the rplV gene encoding 50S ribosomal protein L22, giving the protein MEARAQARYIRVTPMKARRVVDLIRGMNAAEAQAVLRFAPQAASEPVGKVLDSAIANAGHNHNLDTNNLYVSSAYVDEGPTLKRFRPRAQGRAYRIRKRTSHITVVVAEKERTR; this is encoded by the coding sequence ATGGAAGCCAGGGCTCAGGCGCGGTACATCCGCGTCACGCCCATGAAGGCCCGCCGTGTGGTGGACCTCATCCGTGGCATGAACGCCGCGGAGGCCCAGGCGGTCCTGCGATTCGCCCCGCAGGCCGCGAGTGAGCCGGTCGGCAAGGTGCTGGACAGCGCCATTGCCAACGCCGGTCACAACCACAACCTGGACACGAACAACCTGTACGTGTCCTCCGCCTACGTGGACGAGGGTCCGACCCTCAAGCGTTTCCGTCCGCGGGCACAGGGCCGGGCGTACCGCATCCGCAAGCGCACCAGCCACATCACCGTGGTTGTCGCCGAGAAGGAGAGGACCCGCTAG
- the rpsS gene encoding 30S ribosomal protein S19 translates to MPRSLKKGPFVDGHLIKKVDVQNDKGTKNVIKTWSRRSMIVPAMLGHTIAVHDGRKHVPVFVTESMVGHKLGEFAPTRTFRGHEKDDRKSRRR, encoded by the coding sequence ATGCCGCGCAGTCTGAAGAAGGGACCCTTCGTCGACGGCCACCTCATCAAGAAGGTGGACGTACAGAACGACAAGGGAACCAAGAACGTCATCAAGACCTGGTCCCGCCGCTCGATGATCGTCCCGGCGATGTTGGGCCACACGATCGCGGTGCACGACGGCCGCAAGCACGTCCCGGTGTTCGTGACCGAGTCGATGGTCGGCCACAAGCTCGGCGAGTTCGCGCCGACTCGGACCTTCCGCGGTCACGAGAAGGACGACCGGAAGTCGCGTCGTCGCTGA
- the rplB gene encoding 50S ribosomal protein L2 encodes MGIRKYKPTTPGRRGASVADFVEITRSEPEKSLVRPLHSKGGRNNHGRVTARHQGGGHKRAYRLIDFRRNDKDGVPAKVAHIEYDPNRTARIALLHYADGEKRYILCPNKLKQGDRIENGPGADIKPGNNMPLRNIPVGTVIHAIELRPGGGAKIARSAGVSVQLLAKEGAHATLRMPSGEIRLVDVRCRATVGEIGNAEQSNINWGKAGRMRWKGKRPTVRGVAMNPIDHPHGGGEGKTSGGRHPVSPWGKPEGRTRRPKKASDKLIIRRRKTNKKR; translated from the coding sequence ATGGGCATCCGCAAGTACAAGCCGACGACGCCGGGCCGTCGTGGCGCCAGCGTCGCCGACTTCGTCGAGATCACGCGGTCCGAGCCGGAGAAGTCGCTGGTCCGCCCTCTGCACAGCAAGGGTGGTCGTAACAACCACGGCCGCGTGACCGCTCGCCACCAGGGTGGCGGACACAAGCGCGCGTACCGACTGATCGACTTCCGGCGCAACGACAAGGACGGCGTTCCGGCCAAGGTCGCGCACATCGAGTACGACCCGAACCGCACCGCGCGCATCGCTCTCCTGCACTACGCGGACGGCGAGAAGCGCTACATCCTGTGCCCGAACAAGCTGAAGCAGGGCGACCGGATCGAGAACGGTCCGGGCGCCGACATCAAGCCGGGCAACAACATGCCGCTCCGGAACATCCCGGTCGGTACGGTCATCCACGCCATCGAGCTCCGGCCCGGTGGCGGCGCGAAGATCGCCCGTTCCGCGGGTGTCAGCGTGCAGCTGCTGGCGAAGGAGGGCGCCCACGCGACCCTCCGCATGCCCTCGGGCGAGATTCGCCTGGTGGACGTGCGCTGCCGGGCGACGGTCGGCGAGATCGGCAATGCCGAGCAGTCGAACATCAACTGGGGCAAGGCCGGTCGCATGCGCTGGAAGGGCAAGCGCCCGACCGTCCGCGGTGTGGCGATGAACCCCATCGACCACCCGCACGGTGGTGGTGAGGGCAAGACCTCCGGTGGTCGCCACCCGGTGAGCCCCTGGGGCAAGCCCGAGGGTCGTACTCGTCGGCCGAAGAAGGCCAGCGACAAGCTCATCATCCGCCGCCGCAAGACGAACAAGAAGCGCTAG
- the rplW gene encoding 50S ribosomal protein L23, with amino-acid sequence MSTDTVESTTKVTSKTYTDPRDVLLKPVISEKSYGLIDENKYTFIVHPDANKTQIKQAVIAVFGVKVESVNTINRVGKRKRTKTGFGKRKDTKRAIVTLAEGERIDIFGGPVG; translated from the coding sequence CACCGTCGAGAGCACGACGAAGGTCACCAGCAAGACCTACACCGACCCGCGCGACGTGCTGCTGAAGCCGGTGATCTCGGAGAAGAGCTACGGGCTCATCGACGAGAACAAGTACACGTTCATCGTGCACCCCGACGCCAACAAGACCCAGATCAAGCAGGCCGTCATCGCGGTCTTCGGGGTCAAGGTCGAAAGCGTCAACACGATCAACCGCGTCGGCAAGCGCAAGCGCACCAAGACCGGTTTCGGCAAGCGCAAGGACACGAAGCGCGCGATCGTCACCCTTGCAGAGGGCGAGCGGATCGACATCTTCGGTGGACCCGTCGGCTGA